A single genomic interval of Microbacterium sp. LWO14-1.2 harbors:
- a CDS encoding fumarylacetoacetate hydrolase family protein, producing MTASITRPGKIIAIHLSYGSRADQRGRRPAAPSYFFKPASSVGVSGGTVERPAGTELLAFEGEIALVIGAPARRVALADAWDHVAWVTASNDLGLYDLRANDKGSNVRSKGGDGYTPLGPELIDARTVDPTALRVRAWVNGELRQDDTTAGLIFPLAQLVADLSQHFTLETGDVILTGTPAGSSVIVPGDVVEIEVDAPDAAGAPSSGRLVSTVVQGDVPFDPELGSLPAVDDLQRTEAWGSAEAAGLAASTDPSSREERSDETKRRESHGTLSPELRRKLLAAPTAGLSAQLRKRGHHSCFVDGLAANIPGVKIVGTAKTLRFVPFREDLFAAHGGGYNAQKRAFDAVGEGEVIVIEARGDATSGTLGDILALRAQTRGAAGVVTDGGVRDFDAVAEMGLPVFSQGAHPSVLGRRHVPWDVDVTISCGGATVQPGDVIVADSDGVIVIPPALVEDVVDATLAQEDEDTWIAEQVAAGHPVDGLFPMNAEWRARYEARS from the coding sequence GTGACGGCATCCATCACCCGCCCCGGCAAGATCATCGCGATCCATCTGAGCTACGGATCCCGCGCCGATCAGAGGGGCAGGCGCCCCGCCGCCCCGTCGTACTTCTTCAAGCCGGCGAGTTCCGTCGGCGTCTCCGGGGGAACCGTCGAGCGTCCAGCCGGCACCGAGCTGCTCGCCTTCGAGGGCGAGATCGCGCTCGTCATCGGCGCCCCCGCGCGCCGGGTCGCGCTCGCCGACGCATGGGACCACGTCGCGTGGGTCACCGCATCGAACGACCTCGGCCTCTACGACCTGCGCGCCAACGACAAGGGCTCCAACGTGCGCTCCAAGGGCGGCGACGGGTACACCCCGCTCGGACCGGAGCTCATCGACGCCCGCACCGTCGACCCGACTGCCCTGCGCGTCCGCGCCTGGGTCAACGGAGAGCTGCGGCAGGACGACACCACCGCCGGCCTGATCTTCCCGCTCGCGCAGCTCGTCGCCGACCTCTCGCAGCACTTCACGCTGGAGACCGGCGACGTCATCCTCACCGGGACTCCCGCCGGGTCGTCGGTCATCGTGCCGGGCGACGTCGTCGAGATCGAAGTGGATGCCCCGGATGCCGCGGGCGCGCCCTCGTCAGGACGCCTCGTCAGCACCGTGGTCCAGGGCGACGTGCCCTTCGATCCGGAGCTCGGCTCGCTGCCCGCAGTCGACGACCTCCAGCGCACCGAGGCCTGGGGGTCGGCAGAGGCGGCCGGACTCGCGGCATCGACCGACCCGTCGTCGCGCGAGGAGCGCAGCGACGAGACGAAACGCCGCGAGAGCCACGGAACCCTCTCCCCCGAACTCCGCCGGAAGCTCCTCGCCGCCCCGACCGCCGGCCTCTCCGCGCAACTGCGAAAGCGCGGCCACCACTCCTGCTTCGTCGACGGCCTCGCCGCGAACATCCCCGGCGTGAAGATCGTCGGCACGGCGAAGACGCTGCGGTTCGTGCCGTTCCGCGAAGACCTGTTCGCGGCGCACGGCGGAGGCTACAACGCGCAGAAGCGCGCGTTCGACGCGGTCGGCGAGGGCGAGGTCATCGTGATCGAGGCGCGAGGCGACGCGACGAGCGGCACCCTGGGCGACATCCTCGCGCTGCGCGCCCAGACCCGCGGCGCGGCCGGCGTCGTCACCGACGGAGGGGTGCGCGACTTCGACGCGGTCGCCGAGATGGGGCTCCCGGTGTTCTCGCAGGGCGCGCACCCCTCGGTGCTCGGTCGCCGTCACGTCCCGTGGGACGTCGACGTCACGATCTCGTGCGGCGGGGCGACCGTGCAGCCGGGCGACGTCATCGTCGCCGACAGCGACGGCGTGATCGTCATCCCGCCGGCGCTGGTCGAGGACGTCGTCGACGCGACCCTCGCCCAGGAGGACGAGGACACGTGGATCGCCGAGCAGGTCGCCGCCGGTCACCCGGTCGACGGGCTCTTCCCGATGAACGCCGAGTGGCGCGCGCGGTACGAGGCCCGGTCGTGA
- a CDS encoding MFS transporter: MSGQPQAGFTPTGTIATAADRRRVVFATVVGTTVEWYDFFIYATAVGLVFGQLFFAPLGANSALIAFATVGVSFLFRPLGAFLAGHYGDKLGRKSVLMWTLILMGAATALIGILPTYEAIGITAPVLLVLLRIIQGISAGGEWGGAVLMAVEHAPKAKRGIFGASPQIGVPLGLLLASGVMALMTAIAPGDQFLTWGWRVPFLLSVVLILVGYYVRRRVEESPVFAELAERKEKARMPIVQLFRKHLLLVIIAAFVFAGNNAVGYMTTGGYIQGYATNAEGPIGLERGPVLWAVAGSAVTWLITTLLAGWISDRIGRRTTYIIGWILQLVGVFALFPLVNTGQIGLLFAGLAILTIGLGFTYGPQAALYTELFPASIRFSGVSISYAIGAIAGGAFAPTIATAIVGATGSTEAVTWYLAGMTVLGLVATLLLRDRSRIPLGPDHEEEQSVSPVYGLARV, encoded by the coding sequence ATGAGCGGGCAGCCACAAGCCGGTTTCACCCCCACCGGCACCATCGCGACGGCAGCCGACCGGCGTCGCGTCGTCTTCGCCACCGTCGTCGGAACCACGGTCGAGTGGTACGACTTCTTCATCTACGCCACCGCCGTCGGACTCGTCTTCGGTCAGCTCTTCTTCGCGCCCCTCGGCGCCAACAGCGCGCTGATCGCCTTCGCCACGGTCGGTGTGAGCTTCCTGTTCCGCCCGCTCGGAGCGTTCCTCGCCGGGCACTACGGCGACAAGCTCGGACGCAAGTCCGTGCTCATGTGGACACTCATCCTCATGGGTGCCGCGACCGCCCTCATCGGCATCCTCCCCACGTACGAGGCGATCGGCATCACCGCCCCCGTGCTGCTGGTGCTGCTGCGCATCATCCAGGGCATCTCGGCCGGTGGCGAGTGGGGCGGCGCCGTGCTCATGGCCGTCGAGCACGCCCCCAAGGCGAAGCGCGGCATCTTCGGCGCCTCGCCGCAGATCGGCGTGCCGCTCGGCCTGCTGCTCGCGTCGGGCGTGATGGCGCTCATGACGGCGATCGCGCCGGGCGACCAGTTCCTCACCTGGGGATGGCGCGTGCCCTTCCTGCTCAGCGTCGTGCTGATCCTCGTCGGCTACTACGTGCGTCGTCGTGTCGAGGAGAGCCCGGTGTTCGCCGAGCTCGCCGAGCGCAAGGAGAAGGCCAGGATGCCGATCGTGCAGCTGTTCAGGAAGCACCTGCTGCTCGTCATCATCGCGGCGTTCGTGTTCGCCGGCAACAACGCCGTGGGATACATGACCACCGGCGGATACATCCAGGGCTACGCCACGAACGCCGAGGGGCCGATCGGCCTCGAGCGCGGCCCCGTGCTGTGGGCCGTCGCGGGCTCCGCGGTGACGTGGCTCATCACGACCCTGCTCGCGGGCTGGATCTCCGACCGCATCGGCCGGCGCACCACCTACATCATCGGCTGGATCCTGCAGCTCGTCGGCGTGTTCGCGCTGTTCCCGCTCGTCAACACGGGGCAGATCGGTCTGCTGTTCGCGGGCCTCGCGATCCTCACGATCGGCCTCGGCTTCACCTACGGCCCGCAGGCGGCGCTGTACACGGAGCTGTTCCCCGCCAGCATCCGCTTCTCGGGCGTCTCGATCTCGTACGCGATCGGCGCGATCGCCGGCGGCGCCTTCGCCCCGACCATCGCCACCGCCATCGTCGGCGCGACCGGCTCGACCGAAGCCGTCACCTGGTACCTCGCGGGCATGACCGTGCTCGGACTCGTCGCCACGCTGCTGCTGCGCGACCGCTCGCGGATCCCGCTCGGACCCGACCACGAAGAGGAGCAGTCGGTGAGTCCCGTCTACGGCCTGGCGAGGGTGTGA
- a CDS encoding FAD-dependent monooxygenase: protein MQFHHHGYVSGDPRVLPAGSADRPADLPDEVDVLIVGSGPAGMLLAAQMSQYPDVTTRIIEKRDGRLVLGQADGIQPRSVETFQAFGFAERIIAEAYNIGWMNFWGPNPEKPEEIVRTARTADYAYDICEFPHLIVNQARVLDYFAEAAANGPGRIAPDYGVEFTGLTVHEEGDYPVEVGVRHSAGERAGQERTIRAKYVVGCDGARSGVRQAIGRTHVGASAAHAWGVMDVLVNTDFPDWRTKCAINSEAGNILHIPREGGYLSRMYIDLGEVAADDDHRVRQTPIAEIIRRANDILRPYTLDVKEVAWHSVYEVGHRVTDGFDDVIDGSGRTPRVFLTGDACHTHSAKAGQGMNVSMQDGFNLGWKLGSVLTGLAPEALLATYSAERRPVAQQLIDFDREWSSLMARKPSEITDPGDLATYYLATAEFPSGFMTQYTPSMITASDAHQRLAAGFPVGKRFASAEVVRVADGNVTHLGHHARADGRWRVYAFGDRDGSALAAWAEEAAAVFARYTPSDADVDAVFDVKAVYQQPYEEVEVTTAPALFQPRTGPLGLTDWEKVYAAGPSKWTEVDIFEARELSRDGVVVVVRPDQYVAAVLPLSAVDELGAFLEGMLLPAS, encoded by the coding sequence ATGCAGTTCCACCACCACGGCTATGTGTCCGGAGACCCGCGCGTGCTGCCGGCGGGTTCCGCCGACCGTCCGGCCGATCTGCCGGACGAGGTCGACGTCCTCATCGTCGGGTCGGGGCCGGCGGGGATGCTCCTCGCCGCCCAGATGTCGCAGTATCCGGACGTGACCACGCGGATCATCGAGAAGCGCGACGGCCGCCTCGTGCTGGGGCAGGCCGACGGCATCCAACCGCGCAGCGTGGAGACGTTCCAGGCGTTCGGGTTCGCGGAGCGGATCATCGCCGAGGCCTACAACATCGGCTGGATGAACTTCTGGGGGCCGAACCCCGAGAAGCCCGAGGAGATCGTCCGTACGGCGCGCACCGCCGACTACGCGTACGACATCTGCGAGTTCCCGCACCTGATCGTGAACCAGGCGCGCGTGCTCGACTACTTCGCGGAGGCCGCCGCGAACGGGCCGGGGCGCATCGCGCCCGACTACGGCGTCGAGTTCACGGGCCTCACCGTGCACGAGGAGGGCGACTACCCGGTCGAGGTGGGCGTGCGCCACTCGGCCGGGGAGCGGGCGGGCCAGGAGCGCACGATCCGCGCGAAGTACGTCGTCGGGTGCGACGGCGCGCGGAGCGGAGTGCGCCAGGCCATCGGCCGCACGCACGTCGGCGCGAGCGCCGCGCACGCCTGGGGCGTCATGGACGTGCTCGTGAACACCGACTTCCCCGACTGGCGCACCAAGTGCGCGATCAACTCCGAGGCCGGCAACATCCTGCACATCCCTCGCGAGGGCGGCTACCTCAGCCGCATGTACATCGACCTCGGCGAGGTCGCGGCCGATGACGACCACCGCGTGCGCCAGACGCCCATCGCGGAGATCATCCGGCGGGCCAACGACATCCTTCGCCCCTACACGCTCGACGTGAAGGAGGTCGCCTGGCACAGCGTCTACGAGGTGGGGCACCGCGTGACCGACGGCTTCGACGACGTGATCGACGGCTCGGGGCGCACGCCGCGGGTCTTCCTCACCGGAGACGCCTGCCACACCCACAGCGCCAAGGCCGGACAGGGCATGAACGTGTCGATGCAGGACGGCTTCAATCTGGGCTGGAAGCTCGGATCGGTACTCACCGGGCTGGCGCCGGAGGCCCTGCTCGCGACCTACTCGGCCGAGCGGCGGCCGGTCGCGCAGCAGCTCATCGACTTCGACCGGGAGTGGTCGTCGCTCATGGCGCGCAAGCCCTCGGAGATCACCGACCCCGGTGACCTCGCGACCTACTACCTCGCGACCGCCGAGTTCCCCTCCGGGTTCATGACGCAGTACACGCCGTCGATGATCACCGCGTCGGATGCGCATCAGCGGCTCGCGGCGGGATTCCCGGTCGGCAAGAGGTTCGCTTCAGCGGAGGTCGTGCGCGTGGCGGACGGCAACGTCACCCATCTCGGGCACCACGCCCGCGCCGACGGGCGGTGGCGTGTCTACGCGTTCGGCGACCGCGACGGGTCGGCGCTCGCCGCGTGGGCGGAGGAGGCCGCTGCGGTGTTCGCGCGGTACACCCCGTCGGATGCCGATGTCGACGCCGTGTTCGACGTGAAAGCCGTGTATCAGCAGCCCTACGAGGAGGTCGAGGTCACGACCGCGCCGGCGCTGTTCCAGCCGCGGACCGGGCCGCTCGGGCTCACCGACTGGGAGAAGGTCTATGCGGCCGGACCTTCGAAGTGGACCGAGGTCGACATCTTCGAGGCCCGTGAGCTGTCCCGTGACGGGGTCGTCGTGGTCGTGCGCCCCGACCAGTACGTGGCGGCGGTGCTGCCGCTCAGCGCGGTCGACGAGCTGGGTGCGTTCCTGGAGGGGATGCTGCTGCCGGCATCCTGA
- the hpaE gene encoding 5-carboxymethyl-2-hydroxymuconate semialdehyde dehydrogenase gives MTDSRIPADLPDHIQHYIDGAFVDSVDGDTFDVLDPVTNQSYTTASAGKKADIDLAVAAATRAFQEGPWPRMLPRERSRVLHRIADIVESRDARLAELESYDSGLPITQALGQARRAAENFRFFADLIVAQSDDAFKVPGKQMNYVNRKPIGVAGLITPWNTPFMLESWKLGPALATGNTVVLKPAEFTPLSASLWAGIFEEAGLPQGVFNLVNGLGEDAGDALVKHPDVPLISFTGESRTGQIIFGNAAPYLKGLSMELGGKSPAVVFADADIEAAVDATIFGVFSLNGERCTAGSRIIVERSIYDEFVERYAAQAKRVKVGYPHDPATEVGALVHPEHYDKVMSYVEIGKTEGRLVAGGGRPDGFEEGNFVAPTVFADVSPDARIFQEEIFGPVVAITPFDSDDDALALANNTKYGLAAYIWTNDLKRAHNFAQTVEAGMVWLNSNNVRDLRTPFGGVKASGLGHEGGYRSIDFYTDQQSVHITLGGAHNPTFGKN, from the coding sequence ATGACCGATTCCCGCATCCCCGCAGACCTGCCCGACCACATCCAGCACTACATCGACGGCGCCTTCGTCGACTCGGTCGACGGCGACACGTTCGACGTGCTCGACCCCGTCACCAACCAGAGCTACACGACGGCGTCCGCCGGCAAGAAGGCCGACATCGATCTCGCCGTCGCCGCAGCGACGCGCGCCTTCCAGGAGGGCCCCTGGCCCCGGATGCTGCCGCGCGAGCGCTCGCGCGTGCTGCACCGCATCGCCGACATCGTGGAATCGCGCGACGCGCGCCTCGCCGAGCTCGAGTCGTACGACTCGGGCCTCCCCATCACGCAGGCCCTCGGCCAGGCCCGCCGCGCCGCCGAGAACTTCCGCTTCTTCGCCGATCTGATCGTCGCCCAGTCCGACGACGCCTTCAAGGTCCCCGGCAAGCAGATGAACTACGTGAACCGCAAGCCGATCGGCGTCGCGGGCCTCATCACGCCCTGGAACACGCCGTTCATGCTCGAGTCGTGGAAGCTCGGCCCGGCGCTCGCCACCGGCAACACCGTCGTGCTCAAGCCCGCCGAGTTCACCCCGCTCTCGGCGTCGCTCTGGGCGGGGATCTTCGAGGAGGCAGGTCTGCCCCAGGGCGTCTTCAACCTCGTCAACGGGCTGGGCGAGGATGCCGGCGACGCGCTCGTGAAGCATCCGGACGTCCCCCTCATCTCGTTCACCGGCGAGAGCCGCACGGGGCAGATCATCTTCGGCAACGCGGCGCCGTACCTGAAGGGCCTGTCGATGGAGCTCGGCGGCAAGTCGCCGGCAGTCGTGTTCGCCGACGCCGACATCGAGGCAGCGGTGGATGCCACCATCTTCGGCGTGTTCTCGCTCAACGGCGAGCGCTGCACCGCCGGGTCCCGCATCATCGTCGAGCGGTCGATCTACGACGAGTTCGTCGAGCGCTACGCAGCACAGGCGAAGCGCGTGAAGGTCGGCTACCCGCATGACCCCGCCACCGAGGTCGGCGCCCTCGTGCACCCCGAGCACTACGACAAGGTGATGAGCTACGTCGAGATCGGCAAGACCGAGGGCCGCCTCGTCGCCGGCGGCGGCCGTCCGGACGGGTTCGAGGAGGGCAACTTCGTCGCCCCGACCGTGTTCGCCGACGTCTCTCCCGACGCACGCATCTTCCAGGAGGAGATCTTCGGCCCGGTCGTCGCGATCACGCCGTTCGACTCGGACGACGATGCTCTCGCGCTCGCGAACAACACGAAGTACGGCCTCGCGGCGTACATCTGGACCAACGACCTGAAGCGCGCCCACAACTTCGCGCAAACGGTGGAGGCCGGCATGGTGTGGCTCAACAGCAACAACGTGCGCGACCTCCGCACCCCGTTCGGCGGCGTGAAGGCGTCCGGCCTCGGTCACGAGGGCGGCTACCGCTCGATCGACTTCTACACCGACCAGCAGAGCGTGCACATCACACTCGGCGGGGCGCACAACCCCACTTTCGGCAAGAACTGA
- a CDS encoding GntR family transcriptional regulator: protein MTAVATSKSEVAYEWIRSRITGHMFSPGYRLVLGSIAEDLKMSVVPVREAIRRLEAEGLVTFERNVGARVTLVDESEYAHTMQTLGIVEGAATALSAPLLDEDALDEALRINDRMARMLDHFDAHAFTELNRQFHSVLFEPCPNPHLLELVHRGWSRLSGIRDSTFASVPGRAHHSVEEHAQIVELIRIGADPLEIELAARNHRWRTRDAFLDALHTRTPHPGFLDTSGDES, encoded by the coding sequence GTGACCGCGGTGGCGACGAGCAAGTCCGAGGTCGCGTACGAGTGGATCCGCTCGCGCATCACCGGCCACATGTTCAGCCCCGGGTACCGGCTCGTGCTTGGCTCGATCGCCGAGGACCTGAAGATGAGCGTCGTCCCGGTGCGCGAGGCCATCCGCCGTCTCGAAGCCGAGGGGCTCGTCACGTTCGAGCGCAACGTCGGCGCACGGGTCACCCTCGTCGACGAGAGCGAGTACGCGCACACCATGCAGACGCTCGGGATCGTCGAGGGTGCGGCCACCGCGCTCTCCGCTCCCCTGCTCGACGAGGACGCTCTCGACGAGGCCCTGCGGATCAACGACCGCATGGCGCGGATGCTCGACCACTTCGACGCGCACGCGTTCACCGAGCTCAACCGGCAGTTCCACTCCGTGCTGTTCGAGCCGTGCCCCAACCCGCATCTGCTGGAGCTCGTGCACCGTGGATGGTCGCGGCTCTCCGGCATCCGCGACTCGACGTTCGCGTCGGTGCCCGGTCGCGCTCACCACTCCGTCGAGGAGCACGCGCAGATCGTCGAACTGATCCGCATCGGCGCCGACCCCCTGGAGATCGAGCTCGCGGCTCGCAACCATCGCTGGCGCACGAGGGACGCCTTCCTCGACGCCCTGCACACCCGTACGCCTCACCCCGGCTTCCTTGACACCTCTGGAGACGAGTCATGA